The Lycium barbarum isolate Lr01 chromosome 12, ASM1917538v2, whole genome shotgun sequence genome includes a region encoding these proteins:
- the LOC132625211 gene encoding 3-hydroxy-3-methylglutaryl-coenzyme A reductase 1, translating into MDVRRRPVKPLYTSKNDDVSAGEPLMIPHKQQQVSSPKASDALPLPLYLTNGLFFTMFFSVMYFLLVRWREKIRNSIPLHVVTLSELVAMVSLIASVIYLLGFFGIGFVQSFVSRSNSDTWDIDDENENSEHLIIEEDSRRGGSCVAATTLGCTPPVRQIGPMVPQQPGKVALSVAEKPAPIITPVVSDDDEEIIVSVVQGKTPSYSLESKLGDCKRAASIRKEALQRITGKSLEGLPLEGFDYESILGQCCEMPVGYVQIPVGIAGPLLLDGREYSVPMATTEGCLVASTNRGCKAIFASGGADSVLLKDGMTRAPVVRFNTAKRAAELKFFVEDPLNFETLSLVFNKSSRFARLQSIRCAIAGKNLYMRFSCSTGDAMGMNMVSKGVQNVLDYLQNEYPDMDVIGISGNFCSDKKPAAVNWIEGRGKSVVCEAIIKEEVVKKVLKTEVAALVELNVLKNLTGSAMAGALGGFNAHASNIVSAVYLATGQDPAQNVESSHCITMMEAVNDGKDLHVSVTMPSIEVGTVGGGTQLASQSACLNLLGVKGANRELPGSNARLLATIVAGSVLAGELSLMSAISAGQLVKSHMKYNRSSKDVTKVTSS; encoded by the exons ATGGACGTTCGCCGGCGACCTGTCAAGCCTTTATACACTTCCAAAAACGATGACGTTTCCGCCGGCGAACCTCTAATGATACCCCACAAACAACAACAAGTTTCTTCACCCAAAGCATCTGATGCTCTTCCACTCCCTTTATATCTCACAAATGGGTTGTTCTTCACCATGTTTTTCTCTGTTATGTATTTTCTTCTCGTCAGGTGGCGTGAGAAGATCAGGAATTCTATTCCTCTACATGTTGTTACCCTTTCTGAATTGGTAGCTATGGTTTCGTTAATTGCTTCTGTTATATATCTGTTGGGTTTCTTTGGTATTGGGTTTGTTCAGTCATTTGTTTCGAGATCGAATAGTGATACTTGGGATATTGACGATGAGAATGAGAACTCTGAACACCTTATTATTGAGGAAGATAGTCGACGTGGTGGGTCATGTGTTGCTGCTACTACGCTTGGTTGCACACCACCTGTTCGACAAATTGGCCCAATGGTTCCTCAACAACCTGGTAAAGTAGCTTTATCCGTTGCGGAGAAACCTGCACCTATAATTACACCTGTAGTATCAGATGACGATGAGGAGATTATTGTTTCCGTTGTTCAGGGTAAAACACCGTCGTATTCGTTGGAATCTAAGCTTGGTGATTGTAAACGAGCTGCTTCGATAAGGAAAGAAGCGTTGCAGAGGATTACAGGGAAGTCGTTAGAAGGGCTACCCTTAGAAGGCTTTGATTATGAGTCTATTCTTGGACAGTGTTGTGAAATGCCTGTTGGATACGTGCAAATACCTGTTGGAATTGCGGGGCCATTGTTGCTTGATGGGAGAGAGTATTCAGTGCCAATGGCGACAACTGAAGGTTGTTTAGTAGCTAGTACTAATAGGGGTTGTAAGGCTATATTTGCTTCTGGTGGGGCTGACAGTGTTTTGCTTAAAGATGGGATGACTAGAGCTCCGGTTGTTAGGTTTAACACAGCTAAAAGAGCAGCTGAGTTGAAGTTCTTTGTTGAGGATCCATTGAATTTCGAGACTCTTTCTCTTGTCTTCAACAA ATCGAGCAGATTTGCCAGATTACAGAGCATTCGATGTGCAATAGCTGGTAAAAATTTGTATATGAGATTTAGCTGTAGCACTGGTGATGCAATGGGAATGAACATGGTATCCAAAGGTGTGCAAAACGTTCTGGATTATCTTCAGAACGAATATCCCGACATGGATGTCATCGGCATATCTG GTAACTTTTGCTCGGACAAGAAGCCAGCAGCAGTTAACTGGATTGAGGGGAGAGGAAAATCAGTAGTTTGCGAGGCAATTATCAAggaagaggtggtgaagaaagtCTTGAAAACTGAGGTTGCTGCTTTAGTGGAGCTGAATGTGCTTAAAAACCTTACTGGATCAGCCATGGCTGGTGCCCTTGGTGGCTTCAATGCCCATGCCAGCAACATCGTCTCCGCTGTATATCTAGCCACTGGCCAGGACCCTGCTCAGAATGTAGAGAGTTCTCACTGTATCACTATGATGGAGGCTGTAAATGATGGCAAGGACCTCCATGTTTCAGTAACTATGCCTTCTATTGAG GTTGGTACAGTTGGTGGTGGAACCCAACTTGCATCACAATCGGCTTGCTTGAACTTACTGGGAGTGAAAGGTGCAAACAGGGAGTTACCAGGGTCAAATGCAAGGCTCTTGGCTACAATAGTAGCAGGTTCTGTTCTTGCTGGTGAGTTATCTCTAATGTCAGCTATCTCGGCTGGGCAACTGGTTAAGAGCCACATGAAATACAATAGATCTAGCAAAGATGTTACCAAAGTAACCTCCTCTTAG